The Phalacrocorax carbo chromosome 28, bPhaCar2.1, whole genome shotgun sequence genome has a window encoding:
- the ENTREP3 gene encoding protein ENTREP3 isoform X2, giving the protein MPSPSDSSRSLTGRTSRSLTHLRVRRTWLQILLVLGFIQVILGVLIVTFSLVAATITPSAKIRHSCPSWAGFSLALSGLVGIVSWKRPLTLVITFFTLLSVLGVMLSLAGSILSCQNAQLVKSLEACERERDSCVCCQAHSEPLPASCSQQSEMLTMFPNPDCWSIRVALKDLLFSVCGLTIFSTIICTLSAVVCCIQILSLDIVHVLVPQRSSSVTLECTSPPNTFLQSMMDFEEFVPPVPPPPYYPPEYTCSSETDAQSITYNGSMDSPVPLYPTDFPPSYETVMGLRGDSQLTDGSHACTCDRVPSIVLSGEVSMDSGSLIMSEIMDIPGDSSPSEDSCLLELQGSMRSVDYVLFRSIQRSRADYCLSVDCVQCSHHARSPTLGLQGPFEEVPQPRVRGERSYSCSTAEPSHNGILVGGAVTHSCNRLEGLARCVGPCFPEVRLKEKGSLQGRGGGCPTGPGAGRLCHPRRNSETSCPSSPAPGLSQRLLMRSHSDPGVLTAGDAADFREVIYTKALDDTMSNSSADAGLCSEACLLRRSHCDSPLLLRAGSAGKSKLLPSKKVTQQLSKTTTRSLGDLKVCRGTRGLVARFLQRPKRSPAAGVEVPGHSSQGHKQVPWSAWPGAERSHEGIHLQSCGDLSSTSSLRRLLSARRLERSRPRSLSGTCKESVL; this is encoded by the exons ATGCCCTCCCCCAGCGACTCCAGCCGCTCGCTGACCGGCCGCACATCCCGCAGCCTCACCCACCTTCGTGTCCGGCGGACCTGGCTGCAgatcctgctggtgctgggcttcATCCAAGTGATCCTGGGTGTCCTGATTGTCACCTTCAGCCTGGTGGCAGCCACCATCACGCCCTCTGCCAAGATCCGGCACTCCTGCCCGTCTTGGGCAGGCTTCTCG CTGGCTCTGTCTGGGCTCGTCGGCATCGTCTCCTGGAAGCGGCCACTCACCCTGGTG atCACCTTCTTCACATTGCTGTCGGTGCTGGGCGTCATGCTGAGCCTCGCCGGGTCCATCCTGTCCTGCCAGAACGCACAGCTGGTGAAGTCCCTGGAGGCCTGTGAGAGG GAGAGGGACTCATGTGTCTGCTGCCAGGCCCACTCAGAGCCTCTGCCGgcctcctgcagccagcagagcgAGATGCTGACCATGTTCCCCAACCCTGACTGCTGGAGCATCCGTGTGGCACTGAAG gaTCTCCTCTTCAGCGTCTGCGGCTTGACTATCTTCTCCACCATCATCTGCACGCTCTCTGCTGTTGTGTGCTGCATCCAGATCTTGTCCCTTGACATCGTCCATGTG ctggtcCCTCAGCGCTCAAGCTCTGTGACACTGGAATGCACGTCCCCCCCCAACACCTTTCTGCAGAGCATGATGGACTTCGAGGAGTTCGTGCCCCCAGTGCCGCCACCCCCCTACTACCCGCCCGAGTACACCTGCAGTTCCGAGACTGATGCGCAGAG CATCACCTACAATGGCTCCATGgacagccctgtgcccctctACCCAACTGACTTCCCCCCTTCCTATGAGACAGTGATGGGGCTGCGAGGCGACAGCCAG CTGACGGACGGCTCGCACGCCTGCACCTGCGACCGTGTCCCCTCCATCGTGCTCAGCGGAGAAG TGTCTATGGACAGCGGGTCCCTGATCATGTCTGAGATCATGGACATCCCCGGGGACAGCAGCCCCTCGGAGGACTCGTgcctgctggagctgcagggctcCATGCGCTCCGTGGACTACGTCCTCTTCCGCTCCATCCAGCGCAGCCGCGCGGACTACTGCCTGAGCGTGGACTGCGTGCAGTGCAGCCACCACGCGCGCAGCCCCACGCTGGGCTTGCAGGGGCCCTTCGAGGAGGTGCCACAGCCCCGGGTGCGGGGGGAGCGCTCCTACTCCTGCTccacagcagagcccagccaCAACGGCATCTTGGTGGGGGGAGCCGTGACCCACAGCTGCAATCGCCTGGAGGGGCTGGCCCGCTGCGTTGGCCCCTGCTTCCCCGAGGTGCGGCTCAAGGAGAAGGGCTCACTGCAGGGCCGTGGGGGTGGCTGCCCCACGGGGCCCGGCGCTGGGCGCCTCTGCCACCCACGACGCAACAGCGAGACCTCCTGCCCCTcatccccagccccggggctgAGCCAGCGCCTGCTCATGAGGTCACACAGTGACCCCGGTGTCCTAACAGCCGGTGATGCTG CAGATTTCAGGGAAGTAATTTATACCAAAGCACTGGACGACACCATGTCCAACTCCTCTGCGGATGCAG GGCTGTGCTCGGAGGCCTGCCTGCTCCGCCGTTCGCACTGTGACTCCCCCTTGCTGCTCCGGGCTGGCTCGGCAGGGAAGAGCAAGCTGCTGCCCTCCAAGAAGGTGACGCAGCAGCTGTCAAAGACGACGACCCGCTCCCTGGGGGACCTGAAGGTCTGCCGGGGCACCCGTGGGCTAGTGGCCAGGTTCCTGCAGAGACCCAAgcgcagcccagcagctggtgtgGAGGTGCCTGGGCACAGCTCCCAGGGTCACAAGCAG GTTCCCTGGAGTGCCTGGCCGGGAGCAGAGCGGTCCCATGAAGGCATCCACCTGCAGAGCTGCGGGGACCTGAGCTCGACCTCATCCCTGCGCCGGCTCCTGTCCGCCCGCCGGCTGGAGCGCAGCCGCCCGCGGAGCCTCAGCGGGACCTGCAAGGAGAGCGTCCTCTGA
- the ENTREP3 gene encoding protein ENTREP3 isoform X1: MPSPSDSSRSLTGRTSRSLTHLRVRRTWLQILLVLGFIQVILGVLIVTFSLVAATITPSAKIRHSCPSWAGFSLALSGLVGIVSWKRPLTLVITFFTLLSVLGVMLSLAGSILSCQNAQLVKSLEACERERDSCVCCQAHSEPLPASCSQQSEMLTMFPNPDCWSIRVALKDLLFSVCGLTIFSTIICTLSAVVCCIQILSLDIVHVLVPQRSSSVTLECTSPPNTFLQSMMDFEEFVPPVPPPPYYPPEYTCSSETDAQSITYNGSMDSPVPLYPTDFPPSYETVMGLRGDSQATLFDSQLTDGSHACTCDRVPSIVLSGEVSMDSGSLIMSEIMDIPGDSSPSEDSCLLELQGSMRSVDYVLFRSIQRSRADYCLSVDCVQCSHHARSPTLGLQGPFEEVPQPRVRGERSYSCSTAEPSHNGILVGGAVTHSCNRLEGLARCVGPCFPEVRLKEKGSLQGRGGGCPTGPGAGRLCHPRRNSETSCPSSPAPGLSQRLLMRSHSDPGVLTAGDADFREVIYTKALDDTMSNSSADAGLCSEACLLRRSHCDSPLLLRAGSAGKSKLLPSKKVTQQLSKTTTRSLGDLKVCRGTRGLVARFLQRPKRSPAAGVEVPGHSSQGHKQVPWSAWPGAERSHEGIHLQSCGDLSSTSSLRRLLSARRLERSRPRSLSGTCKESVL, from the exons ATGCCCTCCCCCAGCGACTCCAGCCGCTCGCTGACCGGCCGCACATCCCGCAGCCTCACCCACCTTCGTGTCCGGCGGACCTGGCTGCAgatcctgctggtgctgggcttcATCCAAGTGATCCTGGGTGTCCTGATTGTCACCTTCAGCCTGGTGGCAGCCACCATCACGCCCTCTGCCAAGATCCGGCACTCCTGCCCGTCTTGGGCAGGCTTCTCG CTGGCTCTGTCTGGGCTCGTCGGCATCGTCTCCTGGAAGCGGCCACTCACCCTGGTG atCACCTTCTTCACATTGCTGTCGGTGCTGGGCGTCATGCTGAGCCTCGCCGGGTCCATCCTGTCCTGCCAGAACGCACAGCTGGTGAAGTCCCTGGAGGCCTGTGAGAGG GAGAGGGACTCATGTGTCTGCTGCCAGGCCCACTCAGAGCCTCTGCCGgcctcctgcagccagcagagcgAGATGCTGACCATGTTCCCCAACCCTGACTGCTGGAGCATCCGTGTGGCACTGAAG gaTCTCCTCTTCAGCGTCTGCGGCTTGACTATCTTCTCCACCATCATCTGCACGCTCTCTGCTGTTGTGTGCTGCATCCAGATCTTGTCCCTTGACATCGTCCATGTG ctggtcCCTCAGCGCTCAAGCTCTGTGACACTGGAATGCACGTCCCCCCCCAACACCTTTCTGCAGAGCATGATGGACTTCGAGGAGTTCGTGCCCCCAGTGCCGCCACCCCCCTACTACCCGCCCGAGTACACCTGCAGTTCCGAGACTGATGCGCAGAG CATCACCTACAATGGCTCCATGgacagccctgtgcccctctACCCAACTGACTTCCCCCCTTCCTATGAGACAGTGATGGGGCTGCGAGGCGACAGCCAG GCCACCTTGTTTGACTCGCAGCTGACGGACGGCTCGCACGCCTGCACCTGCGACCGTGTCCCCTCCATCGTGCTCAGCGGAGAAG TGTCTATGGACAGCGGGTCCCTGATCATGTCTGAGATCATGGACATCCCCGGGGACAGCAGCCCCTCGGAGGACTCGTgcctgctggagctgcagggctcCATGCGCTCCGTGGACTACGTCCTCTTCCGCTCCATCCAGCGCAGCCGCGCGGACTACTGCCTGAGCGTGGACTGCGTGCAGTGCAGCCACCACGCGCGCAGCCCCACGCTGGGCTTGCAGGGGCCCTTCGAGGAGGTGCCACAGCCCCGGGTGCGGGGGGAGCGCTCCTACTCCTGCTccacagcagagcccagccaCAACGGCATCTTGGTGGGGGGAGCCGTGACCCACAGCTGCAATCGCCTGGAGGGGCTGGCCCGCTGCGTTGGCCCCTGCTTCCCCGAGGTGCGGCTCAAGGAGAAGGGCTCACTGCAGGGCCGTGGGGGTGGCTGCCCCACGGGGCCCGGCGCTGGGCGCCTCTGCCACCCACGACGCAACAGCGAGACCTCCTGCCCCTcatccccagccccggggctgAGCCAGCGCCTGCTCATGAGGTCACACAGTGACCCCGGTGTCCTAACAGCCGGTGATGCTG ATTTCAGGGAAGTAATTTATACCAAAGCACTGGACGACACCATGTCCAACTCCTCTGCGGATGCAG GGCTGTGCTCGGAGGCCTGCCTGCTCCGCCGTTCGCACTGTGACTCCCCCTTGCTGCTCCGGGCTGGCTCGGCAGGGAAGAGCAAGCTGCTGCCCTCCAAGAAGGTGACGCAGCAGCTGTCAAAGACGACGACCCGCTCCCTGGGGGACCTGAAGGTCTGCCGGGGCACCCGTGGGCTAGTGGCCAGGTTCCTGCAGAGACCCAAgcgcagcccagcagctggtgtgGAGGTGCCTGGGCACAGCTCCCAGGGTCACAAGCAG GTTCCCTGGAGTGCCTGGCCGGGAGCAGAGCGGTCCCATGAAGGCATCCACCTGCAGAGCTGCGGGGACCTGAGCTCGACCTCATCCCTGCGCCGGCTCCTGTCCGCCCGCCGGCTGGAGCGCAGCCGCCCGCGGAGCCTCAGCGGGACCTGCAAGGAGAGCGTCCTCTGA
- the GBA1 gene encoding lysosomal acid glucosylceramidase isoform X1: protein MGATGALGWRLLLLLLAAHRAAGAQPCSPKYFGRDAMVCVCNATYCDTLDPVVLPAPGTYVKYESSKAGKRLERSEGSFQRVLHAPDLVLTVDTTQRYQKVKGFGGSMTDAAAINILSLPETAQDHLLRSYFSEEGLEYNLVRLPMASCDFSLHAYTYDDVPFDYELTHFSLRDEDVKLKIPLLHRALAMSKRPLSLYASPWTSPTWMKTSESFVGKGTLKGQAGDKYHKTWANYFVRFLDEYAKHNLTFWAVTAENEPSAGLINNYPFQCLGFTAEQQRDFIARDLGPALANSSHQHVQLIILDDNRLHLPHWAKVVLEDEEAARYVHGIGIHWYLDFIGPIQDTVVPTHELFPDYYILATEACIGAHFWERDVILGCWERGNQYSHSILTNLNHFVVGWTDWNLALDLEGGPNWVKNYVDSPVIVDTSEGIFYKQPMFYHLGHFSKFIPEGSQRVGLVASKESKKMDLEYTAFLRPDGAVVVVVLNRSPQNVTFGLADTVGLITAVAPASSIQTYLWQRQ, encoded by the exons ATGGGGGCGACCGGCGCCCTGGGctggcggctgctgctgctgctgctggccgcGCACCGGGCCGCAG gcgcccagccctgcagccccaagTACTTTGGCCGTGATGCCATGGTGTGCGTCTGCAATGCCACGTACTGCGACACGCTGGACCCCGTGGTCCTGCCGGCCCCGGGCACCTACGTCAAGTACGAGAGCAGCAAGGCCGGCAAGCGGCTGGAGCGCAGCGAGGGGAGCTTCCAGCGCGTCCTCCACGCCCCAG ATCTTGTCCTGACTGTGGACACGACGCAGCGGTACCAGAAGGTGAAGGGATTTGGTGGCTCCATGACCGACGCAGCTGCTATAAACATCCTTTCCCTGCCAGAAACAGCCCAGGATCACCTGCTGCGCTCATACTTTTCTGAGGAAG GGCTGGAGTACAACCTTGTCCGGCTCCCTATGGCCAGCTGCGACTTCTCCCTCCATGCCTACACCTACGACGATGTTCCCTTTGACTATGAGCTCACCCACTTCAGCCTGCGAGATGAGGACGTGAAGCTGAAG ATACCCCTCCTGCATCGAGCTTTGGCCATGAGCAAGCGGCCGCTGTCGCTGTACGCCAGCCCCTGGACCTCCCCAACCTGGATGAAGACCAGCGAATCCTTTGTGGGGAAGGGCACACtgaaggggcaggcaggggacaaGTACCACAAGACCTGGGCGAATTACTTCGTACG GTTCCTGGATGAGTACGCCAAGCACAACCTGACCTTCTGGGCAGTGACGGCGGAGAACGAGCCCTCAGCCGGGCTGATCAACAACTACCCCTTTCAGTGCCTGGGCTtcacagctgagcagcagcggGACTTCATCGCGCGAGACCTGGGCCCTGCGCTGGCCAACAGCTCCCACCAGCACGTCCAGCTCATCATCCTGGATGACAACCGGCTCCACCTCCCGCACTGGGCCAAAGTG GTTCTGGAGGATGAAGAGGCAGCTCGCTACGTCCACGGTATCGGCATCCACTGGTACCTGGACTTCATCGGTCCCATACAGGACACAGTGGTGCCCACTCATGAGCTCTTCCCTGACTACTACATCCTGGCCACAGAGGCGTGCATCGGGGCCCACTTCTGGGAGAGGGACGTGATCCTGGGCTGCTGGGAGCGGGGAAACCAGTACAGCCACAGCATCCTGACG AACCTGAACCACTTTGTGGTCGGCTGGACCGACTGGAACCTGGCCCTGGACCTGGAGGGGGGCCCCAACTGGGTCAAGAACTATGTGGACAGCCCTGTCATCGTGGACACCAGTGAAGGCATCTTCTACAAGCAGCCCATGTTCTACCACCTGGGGCATTTCAG TAAGTTCATCCCTGAGGGCTCCCAGCGTGTGGGGCTCGTCGCTTCCAAAGAGTCCAAGAAGATGGACCTGGAGTACACGGCTTTCTTGCGCCCCGACGGTgccgtggtggtggtggttctGAACCG GTCCCCGCAGAATGTCACCTTCGGGCTGGCTGATACGGTTGGCCTCATCACAGCCGTGGCTCCGGCCAGCTCCATCCAGACCTACCTCTGGCAGCGGCAGTGA
- the ENTREP3 gene encoding protein ENTREP3 isoform X3 produces MPSPSDSSRSLTGRTSRSLTHLRVRRTWLQILLVLGFIQVILGVLIVTFSLVAATITPSAKIRHSCPSWAGFSLALSGLVGIVSWKRPLTLVITFFTLLSVLGVMLSLAGSILSCQNAQLVKSLEACERERDSCVCCQAHSEPLPASCSQQSEMLTMFPNPDCWSIRVALKDLLFSVCGLTIFSTIICTLSAVVCCIQILSLDIVHVLVPQRSSSVTLECTSPPNTFLQSMMDFEEFVPPVPPPPYYPPEYTCSSETDAQSITYNGSMDSPVPLYPTDFPPSYETVMGLRGDSQATLFDSQLTDGSHACTCDRVPSIVLSGEVSMDSGSLIMSEIMDIPGDSSPSEDSCLLELQGSMRSVDYVLFRSIQRSRADYCLSVDCVQCSHHARSPTLGLQGPFEEVPQPRVRGERSYSCSTAEPSHNGILVGGAVTHSCNRLEGLARCVGPCFPEVRLKEKGSLQGRGGGCPTGPGAGRLCHPRRNSETSCPSSPAPGLSQRLLMRSHSDPGVLTAGDAADFREVIYTKALDDTMSNSSADAGLCSEACLLRRSHCDSPLLLRAGSAGKSKLLPSKKVTQQLSKTTTRSLGDLKVCRGTRGLVARFLQRPKRSPAAGVEVPGHSSQGHKQVPWSAWPGAERSHEGIHLQSCGDLSSTSSLRRLLSARRLERSRPRSLSGTCKESVL; encoded by the exons ATGCCCTCCCCCAGCGACTCCAGCCGCTCGCTGACCGGCCGCACATCCCGCAGCCTCACCCACCTTCGTGTCCGGCGGACCTGGCTGCAgatcctgctggtgctgggcttcATCCAAGTGATCCTGGGTGTCCTGATTGTCACCTTCAGCCTGGTGGCAGCCACCATCACGCCCTCTGCCAAGATCCGGCACTCCTGCCCGTCTTGGGCAGGCTTCTCG CTGGCTCTGTCTGGGCTCGTCGGCATCGTCTCCTGGAAGCGGCCACTCACCCTGGTG atCACCTTCTTCACATTGCTGTCGGTGCTGGGCGTCATGCTGAGCCTCGCCGGGTCCATCCTGTCCTGCCAGAACGCACAGCTGGTGAAGTCCCTGGAGGCCTGTGAGAGG GAGAGGGACTCATGTGTCTGCTGCCAGGCCCACTCAGAGCCTCTGCCGgcctcctgcagccagcagagcgAGATGCTGACCATGTTCCCCAACCCTGACTGCTGGAGCATCCGTGTGGCACTGAAG gaTCTCCTCTTCAGCGTCTGCGGCTTGACTATCTTCTCCACCATCATCTGCACGCTCTCTGCTGTTGTGTGCTGCATCCAGATCTTGTCCCTTGACATCGTCCATGTG ctggtcCCTCAGCGCTCAAGCTCTGTGACACTGGAATGCACGTCCCCCCCCAACACCTTTCTGCAGAGCATGATGGACTTCGAGGAGTTCGTGCCCCCAGTGCCGCCACCCCCCTACTACCCGCCCGAGTACACCTGCAGTTCCGAGACTGATGCGCAGAG CATCACCTACAATGGCTCCATGgacagccctgtgcccctctACCCAACTGACTTCCCCCCTTCCTATGAGACAGTGATGGGGCTGCGAGGCGACAGCCAG GCCACCTTGTTTGACTCGCAGCTGACGGACGGCTCGCACGCCTGCACCTGCGACCGTGTCCCCTCCATCGTGCTCAGCGGAGAAG TGTCTATGGACAGCGGGTCCCTGATCATGTCTGAGATCATGGACATCCCCGGGGACAGCAGCCCCTCGGAGGACTCGTgcctgctggagctgcagggctcCATGCGCTCCGTGGACTACGTCCTCTTCCGCTCCATCCAGCGCAGCCGCGCGGACTACTGCCTGAGCGTGGACTGCGTGCAGTGCAGCCACCACGCGCGCAGCCCCACGCTGGGCTTGCAGGGGCCCTTCGAGGAGGTGCCACAGCCCCGGGTGCGGGGGGAGCGCTCCTACTCCTGCTccacagcagagcccagccaCAACGGCATCTTGGTGGGGGGAGCCGTGACCCACAGCTGCAATCGCCTGGAGGGGCTGGCCCGCTGCGTTGGCCCCTGCTTCCCCGAGGTGCGGCTCAAGGAGAAGGGCTCACTGCAGGGCCGTGGGGGTGGCTGCCCCACGGGGCCCGGCGCTGGGCGCCTCTGCCACCCACGACGCAACAGCGAGACCTCCTGCCCCTcatccccagccccggggctgAGCCAGCGCCTGCTCATGAGGTCACACAGTGACCCCGGTGTCCTAACAGCCGGTGATGCTG CAGATTTCAGGGAAGTAATTTATACCAAAGCACTGGACGACACCATGTCCAACTCCTCTGCGGATGCAG GGCTGTGCTCGGAGGCCTGCCTGCTCCGCCGTTCGCACTGTGACTCCCCCTTGCTGCTCCGGGCTGGCTCGGCAGGGAAGAGCAAGCTGCTGCCCTCCAAGAAGGTGACGCAGCAGCTGTCAAAGACGACGACCCGCTCCCTGGGGGACCTGAAGGTCTGCCGGGGCACCCGTGGGCTAGTGGCCAGGTTCCTGCAGAGACCCAAgcgcagcccagcagctggtgtgGAGGTGCCTGGGCACAGCTCCCAGGGTCACAAGCAG GTTCCCTGGAGTGCCTGGCCGGGAGCAGAGCGGTCCCATGAAGGCATCCACCTGCAGAGCTGCGGGGACCTGAGCTCGACCTCATCCCTGCGCCGGCTCCTGTCCGCCCGCCGGCTGGAGCGCAGCCGCCCGCGGAGCCTCAGCGGGACCTGCAAGGAGAGCGTCCTCTGA